The following proteins come from a genomic window of Streptomyces sp. Sge12:
- a CDS encoding metalloregulator ArsR/SmtB family transcription factor translates to MDALLAALADPARWRLVGLLAERPRPVGVLAQLAEARQPQTTKHLQTLERAGLVTSRRTGQRRIYALQPDPLRDLAAALARLADTAEQAGGPRETLDRYGIGVDAERTAAQEPGWADGRSFAFHRALTGGPELVWRHLTEPDLLARWWTPDDLRVAELVFEARPGGRIVLEYRDAEDTDGSDQVAGHGEGVVDEARPGERLAYRLSPRLPDGSIAFTAHVDFDLRPSGTGTGAAAGTDLDIRYRIADSTIDSADFVAGIEIGFGQSLDHLADALGASAHTPRKEVQP, encoded by the coding sequence ATGGACGCACTCCTCGCCGCACTGGCGGACCCGGCCCGCTGGCGGCTCGTCGGTCTGCTGGCCGAACGACCCCGCCCGGTCGGGGTGCTGGCCCAGCTCGCCGAGGCCCGCCAGCCGCAGACGACCAAACACCTCCAGACCCTCGAGCGCGCCGGCCTCGTCACCTCCCGGCGCACCGGCCAGCGCCGGATCTACGCCCTGCAACCCGACCCCCTGCGGGACCTGGCGGCCGCGCTCGCCCGGCTCGCCGACACCGCCGAGCAGGCCGGTGGACCGCGCGAGACCCTCGACCGGTACGGGATCGGCGTGGACGCCGAGCGGACGGCCGCGCAGGAGCCGGGGTGGGCCGACGGCCGCAGCTTCGCGTTCCACCGGGCGCTGACCGGGGGCCCCGAGCTGGTGTGGCGTCATCTGACCGAGCCGGACCTGCTCGCCCGTTGGTGGACCCCCGACGACCTGCGCGTCGCCGAGCTCGTCTTCGAGGCGCGGCCCGGCGGGCGGATCGTCCTGGAGTACCGGGACGCCGAGGACACCGACGGCTCCGACCAGGTTGCCGGACACGGCGAGGGCGTCGTGGACGAGGCACGCCCCGGCGAGCGCCTCGCCTACCGGCTCTCCCCCCGGCTGCCCGACGGCAGCATCGCCTTCACCGCCCACGTCGACTTCGACCTCCGGCCCTCCGGTACCGGTACGGGAGCCGCCGCCGGCACGGACCTCGACATCCGCTACCGGATCGCCGACAGCACGATCGACTCCGCCGACTTCGTCGCGGGCATCGAGATCGGCTTCGGCCAGAGCCTCGACCACCTCGCCGACGCCCTCGGCGCCTCTGCGCACACCCCACGGAAGGAAGTGCAGCCATGA
- a CDS encoding glycosyltransferase 87 family protein, which produces MKPRTDPAALPTAGAAGPAGPAGPAARAATVLAVLPLLAVLTAVLVLTVRHDGYHTDPAGLFGRYAACWALFALALLALRRVAGAHVLPLLLAGAVAVTVTGLVAPPRTSTDSYRYAWDGRVQSAGISPYDHAPQDPAVARLRDPWLFPTGAACAGPDRAPIPGGPVPHCTRINRPAVHTIYPPVAEAYFLVVDRLSPKGARHKPLQVGAGLLSLGVTGALLLILRRRGRDLRRAAYWAWCPAVPVEAVNNAHVDVLGVLLAVIGLGLVASRGTGRRAAGGLVLGAAVATKLMPAVVLPGALSGALSGGRRIRDAVAVLVPAAGFVLLAYLPYVLLSHGSVLGYLGGYVDEEGYDDPSAGSRYALLRLVLPDAWAVPVLLVAMAGVCLYVMRRGDPHRPWSGALLVTGWAFALLTPGYSWYALLLIALVGLDGRWEWLGIALAGAAVYLLAPVFGHRSALGATAYGAAVLLVLVVSAVRWHRRARCGPPEDIP; this is translated from the coding sequence GTGAAACCGCGTACCGACCCCGCCGCCCTCCCCACTGCCGGGGCCGCCGGACCGGCAGGCCCCGCGGGTCCCGCCGCCCGCGCCGCCACGGTCCTCGCAGTCCTCCCTCTGCTCGCCGTCCTCACGGCCGTCCTCGTCCTCACCGTCCGCCACGACGGCTACCACACCGACCCCGCCGGACTGTTCGGCCGGTACGCGGCCTGCTGGGCGCTGTTCGCCCTCGCCCTCCTCGCGCTGCGCAGGGTCGCGGGCGCCCACGTCCTTCCGCTGCTCCTCGCCGGGGCCGTCGCCGTCACCGTGACGGGGCTGGTGGCACCGCCCCGCACCAGCACCGACTCCTACCGCTACGCCTGGGACGGCCGGGTCCAGTCGGCCGGGATCTCCCCCTACGACCACGCACCGCAGGACCCGGCAGTGGCCCGGCTGCGCGACCCCTGGCTCTTCCCGACCGGCGCCGCGTGCGCCGGACCGGACCGGGCCCCGATCCCCGGCGGCCCCGTCCCGCACTGCACCCGGATCAACCGGCCCGCCGTGCACACCATCTACCCGCCCGTCGCCGAGGCGTACTTCCTCGTGGTCGACCGGCTCTCCCCGAAGGGTGCCCGGCACAAGCCGCTCCAGGTCGGAGCCGGTCTGCTCTCCCTCGGCGTGACCGGTGCACTGCTGCTGATCCTGCGCCGCCGGGGCCGGGACCTCCGCCGGGCGGCGTACTGGGCGTGGTGTCCCGCCGTACCGGTCGAGGCCGTCAACAACGCGCACGTGGACGTACTGGGCGTGCTGCTCGCCGTGATCGGCCTCGGACTCGTCGCGTCGCGGGGCACGGGCCGCCGGGCGGCCGGAGGCCTGGTGCTGGGCGCGGCCGTCGCCACCAAGCTGATGCCCGCCGTCGTCCTCCCCGGGGCGCTGTCCGGGGCGCTGTCCGGCGGGCGCCGGATCCGCGACGCGGTCGCCGTGCTGGTCCCCGCCGCAGGCTTCGTCCTGCTCGCCTACCTGCCCTACGTACTCCTCTCGCACGGCTCCGTCCTCGGCTACCTGGGCGGCTACGTGGACGAGGAGGGCTACGACGACCCCTCGGCCGGCTCCCGCTACGCCCTGCTCCGCCTCGTCCTGCCCGACGCGTGGGCGGTGCCGGTGCTGCTCGTCGCGATGGCGGGGGTGTGCCTGTACGTGATGCGGCGCGGCGACCCGCACCGGCCGTGGAGCGGCGCGCTCCTGGTCACCGGCTGGGCGTTCGCGCTCCTCACCCCGGGCTACTCCTGGTACGCCCTGCTCCTGATCGCCCTCGTGGGCCTGGACGGCCGCTGGGAGTGGCTGGGCATCGCCCTCGCGGGCGCGGCCGTCTACCTCCTCGCACCCGTCTTCGGCCACCGGTCGGCGCTGGGCGCGACCGCGTACGGAGCGGCGGTGCTTCTGGTCCTCGTCGTCTCCGCGGTCCGGTGGCATCGCCGCGCCCGGTGCGGGCCACCCGAAGATATTCCTTGA
- a CDS encoding TIGR04282 family arsenosugar biosynthesis glycosyltransferase, which translates to MSTLLVIAKAPVAGRVKTRLTPHFTPEQAADLARAALQDTLAAVLATPARRRVLVLDGSPGPWLPHGIEVVPQCAGGLDVRLAAAFAGAGGPALLIGMDTPQVTPELLARGLDFGEADAWFGPADDGGFWALGLAEPDPALLLGVPMSLPTTGAAQRGRLTASGRAVRDLPELCDVDTPADAERVAAAVPGTRFAALHCGLRGATR; encoded by the coding sequence ATGAGCACCCTCCTCGTCATCGCCAAGGCCCCCGTCGCAGGCCGGGTCAAGACCCGCCTCACCCCGCACTTCACTCCCGAGCAGGCCGCCGACCTGGCCCGCGCCGCCCTCCAGGACACGCTGGCCGCCGTACTCGCCACTCCGGCCCGGCGGCGCGTCCTGGTCCTCGACGGGTCGCCCGGGCCCTGGCTGCCCCACGGCATCGAGGTCGTCCCGCAGTGCGCGGGCGGGCTCGACGTCCGGCTGGCCGCGGCCTTCGCCGGGGCGGGCGGGCCGGCCCTGCTCATCGGCATGGACACCCCGCAGGTCACCCCCGAACTCCTCGCGCGGGGACTCGACTTCGGCGAGGCGGACGCCTGGTTCGGCCCCGCAGACGACGGCGGGTTCTGGGCGCTCGGCCTGGCCGAGCCCGACCCGGCCCTGCTGCTGGGCGTCCCGATGTCCCTGCCGACCACGGGCGCGGCGCAGCGCGGCCGGCTCACCGCCTCCGGGCGCGCGGTACGGGACCTGCCCGAGCTGTGCGACGTGGACACCCCGGCCGACGCGGAACGGGTCGCCGCCGCCGTACCCGGTACCCGCTTCGCCGCCCTGCACTGCGGCCTCCGCGGCGCGACCCGATGA
- a CDS encoding molybdopterin-dependent oxidoreductase — MRFTPPHGPPITFRARLHDARTATVIGRLLGLALLVCFATGVFSHYLQHPPPWLADRLPSRPSWGYRLTQGLHVVCGTAAIPLLLAKLWAVYPRLFAWPPVRSVRHALERLSVAVLVAAGIFELFTGLLNTFQWYPWPFSFVPAHYAVAWILLGAVLLHVAVQWPTIREHFTRRSPGTAALPEADGPDRRQLLAAVAAGVGAVTLTTVGQSVTALGPLDLFAPRSPAHGPQGLPVNRTAAAARVTAASLADWRLTVAGPRPYSLTAAELRALPQYEVTLPIACVEGWSKSARWTGVRVRDLLERAGAGPGASCRVVSLEAMGAYRVMEMGRRYAQDPLTLLALRIDGEVLSLDHGYPARIIAPNRPGVLQTKWVGRLEVM; from the coding sequence ATGCGTTTCACTCCACCCCACGGCCCGCCGATCACCTTCCGGGCGCGGCTGCACGACGCCCGGACCGCGACGGTCATCGGCCGGCTGCTCGGCCTCGCCCTCCTCGTCTGTTTCGCCACCGGCGTGTTCAGCCACTACCTCCAGCACCCGCCGCCCTGGCTCGCCGACCGGCTCCCGAGCCGCCCCTCCTGGGGCTACCGGCTCACGCAGGGCCTGCACGTGGTCTGCGGCACCGCCGCGATCCCGCTGCTCCTGGCCAAGCTGTGGGCCGTCTACCCGCGGCTGTTCGCCTGGCCCCCGGTGCGGTCCGTACGGCACGCCCTGGAGCGCCTCTCGGTGGCCGTGCTCGTCGCCGCCGGGATCTTCGAGCTGTTCACCGGGCTGCTGAACACCTTCCAGTGGTACCCCTGGCCGTTCTCCTTCGTACCCGCGCACTACGCCGTCGCCTGGATCCTGCTGGGAGCGGTGCTGCTGCACGTCGCCGTCCAATGGCCGACGATCCGCGAGCACTTCACCCGCCGCTCCCCCGGCACCGCGGCCCTGCCCGAGGCCGACGGGCCGGACCGGCGGCAGCTGCTTGCGGCCGTCGCGGCCGGGGTCGGCGCGGTCACGCTGACCACGGTCGGACAGTCCGTCACCGCGCTCGGTCCGCTGGACCTGTTCGCCCCGCGCAGCCCGGCGCACGGGCCCCAGGGGCTGCCGGTGAACCGTACTGCGGCCGCCGCGCGTGTCACCGCGGCCTCGCTGGCCGACTGGCGGCTGACCGTGGCCGGGCCGCGTCCGTACAGCCTCACCGCGGCCGAACTGCGCGCGCTGCCGCAGTACGAGGTGACCCTGCCCATCGCCTGTGTGGAGGGCTGGAGCAAGTCCGCCCGGTGGACGGGCGTACGGGTACGGGACCTGCTGGAGCGCGCCGGAGCCGGCCCGGGAGCGAGCTGCCGGGTGGTGTCGCTGGAAGCGATGGGCGCGTACCGGGTAATGGAGATGGGCCGCCGGTACGCGCAGGACCCGCTCACGCTGCTCGCGCTGCGCATCGACGGAGAGGTGCTGTCACTGGACCACGGATACCCGGCGCGGATCATCGCCCCGAACCGGCCGGGCGTGCTCCAGACCAAATGGGTCGGCCGGCTGGAGGTCATGTGA
- a CDS encoding class I SAM-dependent methyltransferase, translating into MTAAQLTGPARTGSGRTEPAATEPAATGPAAAASALAWQADPYADALRTGRGPLYLRRTDGWLLPLDVERWCAEPDEADEGVLARCRGPVLDIGCGPGRLVATLAARGHRALGVDVTPEAVARTTRAGGSALCRSVFDPLPAEGRWGTVLLIDGNIGIGGDPAALLRRAARLASPVGTLLVEVATADVDERVDVHVDDGRGGHGAPFRWARLGARALRAAAPDAGWTRSVSWQVAGRSFVTLRR; encoded by the coding sequence ATGACCGCCGCCCAGCTCACCGGACCGGCCCGCACCGGATCCGGCCGCACCGAACCCGCGGCCACCGAACCGGCGGCCACCGGCCCCGCGGCCGCCGCCTCCGCCCTCGCCTGGCAGGCCGACCCCTACGCCGACGCGCTGCGCACCGGCCGGGGCCCGCTCTACCTGCGGCGCACGGACGGCTGGCTGCTCCCGCTGGACGTGGAGCGCTGGTGCGCCGAGCCCGACGAGGCGGACGAGGGCGTCCTCGCCCGCTGCCGCGGACCGGTCCTGGACATCGGCTGCGGCCCCGGGCGCCTCGTCGCCACCCTCGCCGCACGCGGGCACCGGGCGCTGGGCGTGGACGTCACCCCGGAGGCGGTGGCCCGTACGACACGGGCGGGCGGCAGCGCCCTGTGCCGCTCCGTCTTCGATCCGCTGCCCGCAGAGGGCCGCTGGGGCACGGTCCTGCTCATCGACGGCAACATCGGCATCGGCGGCGACCCGGCCGCCCTGCTCCGCCGCGCCGCCCGACTCGCCTCACCCGTCGGCACCCTCCTCGTCGAGGTGGCCACCGCCGACGTGGACGAACGCGTCGACGTGCACGTCGACGACGGCCGCGGCGGCCACGGAGCCCCCTTCCGGTGGGCCCGGCTGGGCGCCCGCGCCCTGCGCGCCGCCGCCCCGGACGCCGGCTGGACCCGGTCCGTGTCCTGGCAGGTGGCGGGGCGCTCCTTCGTGACCCTGCGGCGCTGA